A section of the Virgibacillus sp. NKC19-3 genome encodes:
- a CDS encoding ABC transporter permease, protein MRVFLFKKLFEVMLVLFIVSSVVFVLVYIAGDPVALMLPDGATQNDIEALRTSLGLNDPFILQYFRYIGDLLQGSFGESWRYNAEALPIVLDRLPATFELAFFSLLVALLISVPLGVWSATKRNSVLDVFITGGSVLGKAMPNFWLGIMLILLLSVTYQVFPVSGRGTYAHIVLPAITMGTGIASEMTRLLRSKMIDILSQDYIRTAKSKGLRKYIVIYKHALKNGLNPVITILALQTSTVIGGALITETVFAWPGLGQLLVQAVYARDMAIVQASIFVVAFLVILMNLFADVIYRVVDPTIKYSKG, encoded by the coding sequence ATGAGAGTTTTTCTATTTAAAAAGCTTTTCGAAGTAATGTTAGTTCTTTTTATAGTGTCCTCAGTTGTATTTGTATTAGTGTATATCGCGGGTGACCCGGTAGCTTTAATGTTACCTGACGGTGCAACACAAAATGATATAGAGGCGCTAAGAACGTCGTTGGGGTTAAATGATCCGTTTATTCTACAATATTTTAGGTACATTGGAGATCTATTACAAGGAAGTTTTGGGGAGTCATGGAGATATAATGCAGAAGCTCTTCCGATTGTTTTGGATAGGTTACCAGCGACATTTGAATTAGCCTTTTTTTCCTTATTGGTAGCATTGCTCATTTCCGTTCCTCTTGGGGTCTGGTCTGCTACTAAAAGAAATTCTGTTTTAGATGTATTTATAACTGGTGGTTCTGTACTAGGTAAAGCGATGCCTAATTTTTGGCTAGGTATTATGTTGATATTATTATTATCAGTTACATATCAAGTCTTTCCAGTATCAGGCCGAGGGACTTATGCTCATATTGTATTACCCGCTATTACTATGGGAACTGGAATAGCATCTGAAATGACAAGATTACTGAGGTCTAAAATGATTGATATTCTCAGTCAAGATTATATAAGAACTGCTAAAAGCAAAGGACTAAGAAAATATATTGTTATTTACAAACATGCGTTAAAAAATGGACTTAATCCAGTTATAACTATTCTGGCATTACAAACATCCACAGTGATTGGTGGTGCACTAATTACCGAAACCGTTTTTGCTTGGCCGGGGCTAGGGCAACTTTTAGTTCAGGCAGTTTACGCTAGGGATATGGCCATAGTACAAGCATCGATTTTCGTTGTAGCTTTTTTAGTGATTTTAATGAATCTATTTGCAGATGTGATTTATAGGGTTGTTGACCCTACAATTAAATATTCAAAGGGGTGA
- a CDS encoding ABC transporter substrate-binding protein encodes MRKKRFFLVLFTALVIFGCSNSDVTNTADENTNDDNTLTIAQGADLQSFDTGDNRHTPSDVILRNMFNRLFKRDNPESMEIVPELVEDYEMVNENTWYFKLKEGVTFHNGDPLTAEDVEFTLNRVAKDDEVSENVYFGPVIDDVNVIDELEFEIKTNGPSPTLLTLLSKSGSDILPKSYIEEVGWEEFGENPVGSGPYKYVNWIKDDRVVLEENEEYFGGDITWNEVVIRSIPESSTRVSELLAGGVDMIMNVPPSEWDRVNDDEDLTIIKSPTSRVMTLIARTGENYITSDPKVREAIDLAINKEVLTNQILQGSGIPLRTRVVDASFGANPELQNTLVYDPERAKQLLEESDYSDSELELTLQSPQGRYLMDSEVAEMIANMLSEVGIKVNLQMMESSSLSNAYSSAENEELMLIGLGDPMMDASYSLNHFHSDDAIRLMDYSNSEVDELFDSANSNMDSDEREKQYQKIQEIIAEERPQILLYSEMANYGTNLSISLTPYINDEIRFNDIEKVN; translated from the coding sequence ATGAGGAAAAAACGATTTTTTCTTGTCCTGTTTACAGCATTAGTAATATTTGGTTGTAGTAACAGTGATGTTACAAATACAGCAGATGAAAACACTAATGATGACAATACTTTAACAATTGCTCAGGGTGCTGACTTACAATCCTTTGACACTGGAGATAATAGACATACTCCTTCAGATGTCATTTTAAGAAACATGTTTAATCGTTTATTTAAACGTGATAATCCAGAGAGTATGGAAATAGTTCCGGAGTTAGTTGAAGATTACGAAATGGTTAATGAAAACACATGGTATTTTAAGTTAAAAGAGGGAGTTACATTCCATAACGGTGATCCACTTACAGCTGAAGATGTAGAGTTTACTCTTAATAGAGTAGCAAAAGATGATGAGGTATCAGAAAACGTATATTTTGGACCAGTGATCGATGATGTAAATGTAATTGATGAATTAGAATTTGAAATTAAGACTAATGGACCTTCGCCAACATTGCTTACTTTATTATCAAAAAGTGGAAGCGACATTTTACCTAAAAGTTATATAGAAGAAGTTGGTTGGGAGGAATTTGGCGAAAATCCTGTTGGTTCTGGTCCATATAAATACGTAAATTGGATAAAAGATGACCGTGTTGTGTTAGAAGAGAACGAAGAATACTTCGGTGGAGATATAACTTGGAATGAAGTTGTCATACGTTCCATTCCTGAAAGCTCCACCAGAGTTTCCGAGTTATTAGCTGGTGGTGTAGATATGATTATGAATGTTCCTCCAAGTGAATGGGATAGAGTTAATGATGATGAAGATTTGACTATTATTAAATCTCCCACTTCAAGGGTAATGACACTTATTGCTCGCACAGGAGAAAATTATATTACAAGCGATCCAAAGGTACGTGAAGCCATTGACTTAGCTATTAACAAGGAAGTATTAACAAATCAAATACTTCAAGGGTCTGGAATTCCGCTTAGAACTCGAGTTGTTGATGCTTCATTTGGTGCAAACCCTGAATTGCAAAATACTCTTGTATATGATCCTGAACGTGCTAAACAACTTTTGGAGGAGTCTGATTACTCAGATTCTGAATTAGAACTAACATTACAATCACCACAAGGAAGATATTTAATGGATAGTGAAGTTGCTGAAATGATAGCAAATATGTTATCCGAAGTAGGTATAAAGGTTAATCTACAAATGATGGAGTCTAGTAGCCTTTCTAATGCTTATTCGTCAGCAGAAAATGAAGAGTTAATGCTCATTGGTTTAGGTGATCCTATGATGGATGCGTCGTATTCTCTAAATCATTTTCATTCAGATGATGCTATTCGTCTCATGGATTATAGTAATAGTGAGGTAGATGAACTGTTTGATTCTGCTAATTCCAACATGGATTCTGATGAACGGGAAAAACAATATCAAAAAATCCAGGAAATTATTGCTGAAGAAAGACCGCAAATATTACTATATTCGGAAATGGCTAATTATGGTACTAATTTATCAATATCTCTAACTCCGTATATCAACGATGAAATAAGATTTAATGACATAGAAAAAGTGAATTAG
- a CDS encoding helix-turn-helix domain-containing protein, translated as MEIFRERLKDVRIESGYKQEEMAQVLNVSTSGYGYYEQGRNEPSLETIQKVAATFDISADYLFGIIDNPTPILWS; from the coding sequence ATGGAGATTTTTAGAGAAAGACTAAAAGATGTTCGTATAGAAAGCGGCTACAAACAAGAAGAAATGGCACAAGTATTAAACGTATCTACTAGCGGGTATGGTTATTATGAACAAGGAAGAAATGAGCCATCTTTAGAAACCATTCAAAAAGTAGCCGCTACATTTGATATCTCTGCAGATTATTTATTTGGAATAATTGATAATCCGACCCCCATCCTATGGAGTTAA
- a CDS encoding helix-turn-helix domain-containing protein, with amino-acid sequence MYLLSERLKDLRDELQLDQKEMGEKVNLSSSAYGYYEQGRNEPSLETLMNIAKIFNVSTDYLLGLSHTRENPVYYSVSDTINLSNAEMDTLQKLKDTGLLEELSEDPSNNVDRLHRYWQFIKHERSKG; translated from the coding sequence ATGTATTTGTTAAGTGAGCGTCTTAAAGATCTACGTGATGAACTTCAGCTAGATCAAAAAGAAATGGGTGAAAAAGTAAACCTTTCTTCGAGTGCGTATGGATATTATGAACAAGGGCGAAATGAACCTTCGTTGGAAACTTTAATGAACATAGCGAAAATCTTTAATGTATCTACAGATTATTTACTTGGATTAAGTCATACACGTGAAAACCCCGTATATTATTCGGTGTCTGATACAATCAATTTGTCTAATGCAGAAATGGACACATTACAAAAGTTGAAGGATACAGGATTATTGGAAGAATTAAGTGAAGATCCATCAAATAACGTTGATAGACTTCATCGATATTGGCAATTTATTAAACATGAGCGAAGTAAAGGATAA